GAAATATTACCTTCAGGTGGTTGTGGGAAGTTGAATTTACTATTTTGGGCCGCGTTAATGAAAACACGCATGTCATGTGCTGATCCCTCCCATTCGATCGATACGAATGTGAAACATATATCGAAATCACATGTTGCCATTACGTTGAAAGTTGGTACTCCTTTTCTACCAATATAATGCAGGCCCCTATGTGTGTACCGTCAATACATCCAATACAATCCTATATATAATTTGAACATTAGTCAAGTAACAAAGTACACAAGTAGGAATGATATTAATCAATTTAATACCTTGAAATACGGTATGTATCTTTTGTCATTCAAGATTTGAGGTGGTACGAATTGAAAAGTTGGATCTTTTGGTTTTATAATGTCACATGCTAGATCTTGAAAACCTTTACCTCTACCAGTTATTTCCTCTAGAACTTCATGAAAGGCTCTACTAATAGTCTCCCCAGAACGTTGAAAGCGCTCCCCAACATCCCTGTTAGATAAACCTAAAGCCATTGTATACAAAAATATCCCCACCTTCTCACAAGTTGACATTCTATCACAAGTTGACATTCTATCACTGAATGCATTTACACATCGTATATGATTGCCACTTAAAACTTCCATCATCCAAGCCTGTCCCGTTTGAGGTGATGTCATGCATGGTTCCTTGTACATATGCTTATAATAGTATGCAACAACTAGATCATATGTATAGGTTGAATCCAACAAAAATTATAACAATGCagtttgtgcttcttcttgcttgtttCATTATTCATTGTAACCTTGTAACCCTGATAATAAATTCAATATCAGTTTAACATATAAACACTTTAATAGCTAAAATATAAATGGATAAATAGCTTAACATATAGTCATGTCACTAAAACATCAAGGGAAAAAACAATAAATCAATCCAAAAGCAATAAAGTTCAAACAAATAGAAACAATAATCTCTTCGTAACATGTCCTCAAAGAAAACTTTAGCCGGTGAGCCTTTGCTTTCGTTGCAGCCACGCTACCTACCCTGATCATGTGGCACATTTATAAACATTTCTCTTTTCACGGGATCTTCAAATAAATCCATTGCAAATAACCACAACTCCTCATCTTCTCTTATTAATCCTGCATCTACCATCCGGCTAAGCAAACCCATAGCAGCTTCAATACTAAACTTAGTACTTTGACTGAGTTTGGAAGAATCTGATTCTAATATTTCTAGAGCACGTTGTTAATTCATATTACTTTGAGTTAAATGTTCTTTAAGTATTGAAGCTCCCAAAGATTCTCTCCCTTTACGTTTCATCTTAACTGGTTTAGGCTTAGTATTTACTTTAGTAGACTTTTCAAATTTTCTTGCAACCTCACTTGGGCTTAATGTTGATGCATCATGTTGACTTACTTCATTCAAAAAGTCACCAAAGAAATTGTCACCTCCCTCAACATTATCATCCTCAAGGTTCTCAACATGCACCTCATTGAATGTAGTTGGATCCATAGAGGGTGCCACACAATTTTCCCCACTAGCAACTACATCTCCAAATAACTGATCCCGCTCTTCTTGTAGTTGTATAGATGGTTGGTTATTTTGAATTGCTAGAACTTTCGGGTTTTCCTACACAATATAAGGTGAATCTTTAGTTATCATTATGACTGGAATATTATATGGTATTTAAATTTTGAATAAGTTATATTATGTCACCTGAAATTTTCTTTTCCACCATTCATCAGAACAATTAAGTTGCTGGGTACTTTCATTCCAACCTAGACTAGTCTCTCCGTTCTTAAGTGACTTCCAAAGGTTGTACTCTTTTCTCATACTGTCATACTTGTTCTTCATAGCTTTGTCACTGGCGAATTTATGATTTATAACCTTTTCAAACTCTGGCTGAAGAGTGACCCATTTGAATGGGGAAGTTCGACCATGCTTTGTGATAAATTTGTTTAGGAACCGACATAATTCTAAAACCATTTCTTTTGGCCAAATTTCTCTTTTCCCTTTCTCCTTTTTAGAATCCATCTAGCAaccatgcatacatacatatgtaCACAATTGCAAAATCAGAATTATGTCACAAAAACTGCATTTTTTAACAACATAATAATCAAAGAACTAAAGATTGTTACACGTTACATTCAAATATGTCATATAATATTCAAAGAACTTATTGCTTATTAAGCCTATGTTCATTATGGCAAATCAACAACATATTTACCTATCAGATGCTTGAAGAGTCCTTGATGTCTTAAGTGTAAAACTTACAGCAAAATGACTATTATTTCCTATCTGGATTTAATGTTAGAATTTAACATATACCCATAGATATTCTCTGTCTGCtaataaaaaagtttaaaacttaCAGCAAAAGCCTATGTGATGTGACTAAAAACCTAGAAGCAACATCATAACCTTTTGTTTATGTGCAATTGTAATCTTGCTAGTTTAACTTAATATAATGTCGTTCCAATAAAAAAGGACAAAAAAATCATAACCTTTtcagttatcaatattaggtgttTTGGGATAAAGGTGTCTCTCTGCTACAAATGAGCTACTTGTACAATTCATTACTGATATATATGTTAGTTTATATAATCTTATCATTCTTTTGTGTTTAACAACTAAAAGATATTTGCCAACAAGCATACCATGTCTCTGCTATCTTTCATCCCATATTGTGCAACACTTCTTATGATAGCAATATAGCATATTAACCAGGGGTGTAAATGATGTGTAACGGCTTGAGAGCTACCCGGTATCGGATCAATAAAAAGCTCGAACGAGACGACCTTTAACGAGTTCGAGCCCGAGCTCGGGCCTAAAATATGACTCGTTTAGCTATCGAGCCCGAGCTTTGCATACAAAgatcgtttaggctcgcgagcctaaacgagcctaaACATATTTTTATatcaatattatatatatattatataacatTGGTGggccgagctcgagccgagctttgacTCGTTTAAGCTATATTGAAGCGAGCTCTTGCCGAGCTTGGAACTCGTTTAATTTTGTTCTCAAATAATCTCGAGCCGAGCCGGACTCGAGCTTTGGATTTTACttacgagccgagctcgagctcaaaatTTTAGGCTCGAACCGACCCGAGCTTGAGCTCGAGCTTCACAAAAACATCACGAGCAGAGCTCGAGTAGTGGAAGACTCAggctcggcccggctcgtttacacccctaatcGTGTAATATGAGGATTCTAccatatttgaaaaaaaaaaacaagaactataatcaataaataaataatagacaTGATTGATTATAACTGGGATCGATCTAATTAAATAAGAACATGCATGAATCAACAAGTTCGATTGTATTGATTACTTTAACTGAAAGTAATTATGTAACATGTGGTACTGCTATTAATCATCTTTCTGATACAAGTTCGATTGTATTAAATTATAGTTCGATTGTATTAAAGATGATTCATCCTTCTGAACATCGACTGTATTAAATAATAACATGCATTAAAGTCAAAGTAATTATGTTTACTAAAGTAATCAATACAATCGAATTAAATAAGAACATGCATTTAACTCAAACTGGGATCGATAGTTGAGGAGTTTTATCTCTAGCAGAATAGGGAACATGCATACCTTTGTTGGCTTTAACTTGCAATCGATCAATGTTTCTTGAAAATCTGGGATGATGAGGATTGTAGGTTATTTAAGTAATTTAAACACTAAAAGCTTGTAGGTTTTTAAACGCTACTATAACCAGCGTTTCAATAAGAGCTTTTCAACTAATCTAAAAGCCTTAAGTTTgtttcaaccaaacaagacttttatTGGGCCTGGAGCTTTTTTTTAAAGcttgaagctcctaaaagctcgtTGCCAAACACACCCAAAAATATGTAATTTTGTATTGCCTCAAATCAATTCCCTTTTTAACATTTAAAGAACTGTTTTTTATCTAGTCCTACACCTCGTCCGGTTTAGTTTGCATACACGGACCATGTCCAAGGAGTTGGTGTCTATGGATGGTTAAAAAGACTGAGCTtgatgggtatacccgataccagAAATATACGGGCCATGTATACCTGAAGCCTGATGGATATGAGCCGGATATTGagattaaatttaaaaaaatactgatTCAAGTACAAGTATAATATTTAATGATACCCAGTTATTCCTACATTTTGAAGAATAAATATATCCAAAAATGTATCAACAACATTTAAACCTTCAAACACATATCTTAACCAATACCCCATGAGATCTTCCGGTTAATCTTTTAATCCATTTTACTAAATTTCTCTTAAGAGGGCCCTACGTCGGCAGCCAAGGCACATGACAACAACTTAACACCTTCTAAATCTTTTTCATGGCCACTAATCATCCACGTGTCATCATCTCCTCCACTAATCAAATATCTTTTCCTACTAATCCACTAAACCGAATATCTAACTTAGGTCCAATgataatatatacacacaattATTCTCTCACAATCCAAACGTCAAAAGGCGCCAAATATAACAAACACTCAAAACACAACCTATCACGATGTTAGAAACCACTGCTGCCGGTGGCGCAAAGTCTTCTCAGGCAGGACGGAGCGTAGCAGCCAAGCCGTGTGACTTTTGCAAGTCCGCACCAGCCGTACTGTTCTGCCGTAAGGACACAGCCTTTTTCTGCACGGCCTGTGACACCAAACTGCACGGCCAGACCAAACACGAGCGTGTGTGGATGTGTGAGGTGTGTGAACAAGCACCTGCTAGTGTCACGTGCAAGGCAGACGCCGCCGTGATGTGTGTCACGTGCGATCGAGATATTCACTCCGCCAATCCGCTTGCTCGCCGCCACGTCAGGATTCCGGTGGTTCCGTTTTATAATTCCGGCGAATTTGTGAATTTAACAGATACAGTTTCCGGTTACAGATCGAAAGAAGACGATGATAATCGTCAAATTTCGAGAAATATGACGAATATTGATCATCCTCAATCTGTAGATCTGTCATCTGCTGATGATTTTCTGTTCAATTTCGGTTTCCGAATCAACGATTCAGTTAACGATGCCGTTGTTCCGGTTCAATCACCGGCAGAACTAGTCTCCGATCACAGGTCAACCGGAAACCGCTACGAAATCAATTTTAACAGATGTGTGAGCAACAATACCTGCAACAAACGCAACTCTCAATCTCATAATGTAAATATATAATTTCTTTGTTCTAGATCTAACCTGGATGTTGATTTATTTTGCTATATTAAACAGTTTATACGTCAAAATATGGCGGAATTTTACAATTTCAGGTTTCTTCTCCTTCTTCATCAATGGAGAATACGGTGTTAGATGTATCAAAGGTGAAGCGGTTTTCTGCGAAGGATAGGGAGGCTAGGGTTTTGAGGTACAGGGAGAAGAGGAAGAGGAGAAAGTTCGAGAAGAAGATTAGATATGCTTCACGTAAGGCGTATGCTGAGATGCGACCGAGGATTAAAGGCCGGTTTGCGAAACGGACGGAGATGGCGACGGTTTTCGATAGGGATCGGTGGTGGTTCTCGGCGGAGTCTAGTGGTAATGGCTGTGGTGCCGCCGGGGTGGAATACGGCGTCGTTCCTTCTTTTTgaaaacgtttttgttaaaatagatttttttagatCAAGGGCTTTAGGGGATGTTATGTTTGGGTTAGttaaatgtgttttggttattaTATTAAAGCATATTTGAGGTATTATAAGAAAATATGAAGAGTTAGCATTCACATTCAATCCAttaaattatacatacatttcattaaaaaacaactcatatatcaatatatttccactaaaaacaaatattttttctctctccttttcaattaaataatattatcattacatttttctctctccttcactcacaaccactttcaatatatattaaaaaaattatggtgggtgaacagtgtcccctcaaatatacagatgaacagtaacattttctctctcctccacccacaaccactttttataccctttataatataaaaactctccctca
The Helianthus annuus cultivar XRQ/B chromosome 6, HanXRQr2.0-SUNRISE, whole genome shotgun sequence genome window above contains:
- the LOC110940243 gene encoding zinc finger protein CONSTANS-LIKE 3 — translated: MLETTAAGGAKSSQAGRSVAAKPCDFCKSAPAVLFCRKDTAFFCTACDTKLHGQTKHERVWMCEVCEQAPASVTCKADAAVMCVTCDRDIHSANPLARRHVRIPVVPFYNSGEFVNLTDTVSGYRSKEDDDNRQISRNMTNIDHPQSVDLSSADDFLFNFGFRINDSVNDAVVPVQSPAELVSDHRSTGNRYEINFNRCVSNNTCNKRNSQSHNVSSPSSSMENTVLDVSKVKRFSAKDREARVLRYREKRKRRKFEKKIRYASRKAYAEMRPRIKGRFAKRTEMATVFDRDRWWFSAESSGNGCGAAGVEYGVVPSF